A genomic region of Papaver somniferum cultivar HN1 chromosome 7, ASM357369v1, whole genome shotgun sequence contains the following coding sequences:
- the LOC113296008 gene encoding glycine-rich protein 1-like: MILDSDADEPAYPQEAVGAVSENDVGAAHEKEETETASGEDAKETVEDAIEAAVGEGVGEAVGEGAGAAVGEGAGAAVGGGAGEAVGEDAGAAVGGGAGAAVGENSSAGATDLDIDIDN; this comes from the coding sequence ATGATCCTTGACTCTGATGCGGACGAACCGGCATATCCTCAAGAGGCTGTTGGAGCAGTTTCAGAAAATGATGTCGGTGCGGCTCACGAGAAGGAGGAgactgaaacggcttctggagagGACGCCAAAGAGACCGTTGAGGATGCTATTGAAGCGGCCGTCGGAGAAGGCGTTGGAGAAGCCGTTGGAGAGGGTGCTGGAGCAGCCGTTGGAGAGGGTGCTGGAGCAGCCGTTGGAGGGGGTGCTGGAGAAGCCGTTGGAGAAGATGCTGGAGCAGCCGTTGGAGGGGGTGCTGGAGCGGCCGTTGGAGAGAATTCCAGTGCAGGCGCCACTGACCTTGACATTGATATTGATAACTAG